One genomic segment of Alkalimarinus alittae includes these proteins:
- a CDS encoding cbb3-type cytochrome oxidase subunit 3 — protein MDINTLRGISTILVMIAFISICLWAYSSKRKDKFDDAANLPFEDEEIAKRTLIDTEKKDHE, from the coding sequence ATGGATATTAATACGTTACGTGGCATTTCAACAATTTTAGTCATGATTGCGTTCATCAGCATCTGTCTTTGGGCTTATAGTTCTAAGCGCAAAGACAAGTTTGATGATGCCGCTAATCTACCTTTTGAAGATGAAGAAATAGCCAAGCGTACTTTGATCGATACGGAGAAAAAAGACCATGAGTAG
- the ccoO gene encoding cytochrome-c oxidase, cbb3-type subunit II — translation MKHEVVEKNLGLMIVLILVAISFGGLVEIVPLFFQKQVTEPIEGLKPLGALELEGRDVYIREGCHVCHTQMIRPFRAETERYGHYSVAGEHVYEHPFLWGSKRTGPDLARVGGRYSDDWHRAHLYNPRNVVPESKMPSYPWLFTNKIDHKITPKRMEALRSVGVPYTDEDIAGASEAVKGKTEIEAMVAYLQQLGTLLKSKR, via the coding sequence ATGAAACATGAAGTTGTAGAAAAAAACCTCGGGCTAATGATTGTGTTGATATTAGTTGCCATTAGCTTTGGGGGACTAGTAGAAATTGTTCCTTTGTTCTTCCAAAAGCAGGTAACTGAACCAATAGAAGGCCTTAAGCCACTAGGTGCATTGGAATTAGAAGGACGTGACGTTTATATTCGTGAAGGCTGCCATGTCTGTCATACACAGATGATTCGACCTTTCCGTGCAGAGACCGAACGTTATGGTCACTACTCTGTTGCAGGCGAGCATGTTTATGAGCACCCATTCTTATGGGGTTCTAAGCGTACCGGGCCTGACTTGGCACGTGTAGGCGGACGATACAGCGACGATTGGCATCGAGCTCACTTGTACAACCCTCGAAACGTTGTACCTGAGTCTAAAATGCCATCATACCCATGGTTATTTACCAATAAGATTGACCACAAAATCACGCCAAAGCGTATGGAAGCCCTTAGATCAGTAGGTGTTCCCTATACAGACGAAGATATTGCTGGTGCATCTGAAGCAGTTAAAGGTAAAACCGAAATTGAAGCAATGGTGGCTTATCTTCAGCAATTAGGTACTTTGCTGAAGAGTAAGCGGTAA